The following are encoded in a window of Carya illinoinensis cultivar Pawnee chromosome 15, C.illinoinensisPawnee_v1, whole genome shotgun sequence genomic DNA:
- the LOC122295793 gene encoding piriformospora indica-insensitive protein 2 isoform X1, producing the protein MKSFTTISSVIFAVFIFCLAAWCCGEADEDVAPMEKTEKEALYSTIQGFVGNWWNGSALYPDPCGWTPIQGVYCDLFDGLWYVTALNIGPIHDNSLDCATNIDFRPKLFELKHLKTLSFFNCFISPRRHPIAIPSNDWEKLAGSLESLEFRSNPGLIGQVHTSFGLLEKLQSLVLLESGLTGKLPTKIGNLINLKRLVLAGNWFTGTIPESFGGLSQLLILDLSRNTLYGPLPSTLGRLTSLLKLDLSNNQLERMLPSEISNLKNLTLLDLRNNKFSGGLTKSLQGMYSLEQLVLSNNPIGGVLACLEWHDLHNLVILDLSNTGLKGEIPKSLSKLKRLRYLGLSDNNLTGKLPTKLVTLPCVSSLYLNGNNLTGELNFSEGFYGKMGRRFGAWSNPNLCYQVGLKSARHVPYGVKPCQQEEVTVLEPDSRNKLAGENLNQNSHLVASLGFPSYVIDGFWWVSLLEMLICQFLSCFL; encoded by the exons ATGAAAAGCTTTACTACTATCAGTAGCGTCATTTTTGCTGTATTCATATTTTGTTTGGCTGCTTGGTGCTGTGGAGAAGCGGATGAGGATGTAGCTCCAATGGAAAAAACAGAGAAGGAAGCTCTGTACTCTACTATACAGGGATTTGTGGGCAATTGGTGGAATGGCTCAGCTCTGTATCCAGATCCCTGTGGGTGGACTCCTATACAG GGTGTCTATTGTGATCTGTTTGATGGGCTTTGGTATGTCACTGCGTTAAATATTGGACCCATTCATGACAACTCTCTTGATTGTGCCACCAATATTGACTTCAGACCAAAGCTTTTTGAGCTTAAGCACCTCAAAACTCTATCATTCTTCAATTGCTTCATCTCTCCCCGCCGACATCCCATAGCCATTCCCTCCAATGACTGGGAGAAGCTTGCTGGCAGCTTAGAATCATTAGAGTTCCGATCAAACCCCGGTCTCATTGGACAAGTTCATACTAGCTTTGGGTTGCTCGAGAAGCTCCAGTCATTAGTGCTATTAGAAAGTGGATTAACTGGGAAATTACCTACAAAGATTGGCAACTTGATCAACTTGAAGCGTCTAGTTCTTGCTGGGAACTGGTTTACTGGTACCATCCCTGAGAGTTTTGGGGGGTTGAGTCAATTACTTATACTTGATTTAAGTAGGAATACACTATATGGGCCTTTGCCGTCGACCCTTGGAAGGCTGACCTCACTTTTGAAGCTTGATTTGAGCAACAATCAACTGGAAAGGATGCTTCCGAGTGAGATTAGTAACTTAAAGAATCTGACCCTATTGGACCTTAGAAACAACAAGTTCTCAGGTGGCTTAACTAAGTCACTTCAAGGGATGTATTCCTTGGAACAGTTGGTCTTGTCTAACAACCCCATTGGAGGAGTCCTTGCGTGCCTTGAGTGGCATGACCTACACAACCTGGTCATTTTGGATCTTTCTAACACTGGCTTGAAAGGAGAGATACCCAAGtccttatcaaaattaaaaagattaagaTATCTGGGTCTGAGTGACAACAACCTCACAGGCAAGCTCCCTACAAAGCTAGTTACTCTACCTTGCGTTTCTTCTCTCTACCTAAATGGGAACAATCTTACAGGAGAGCTTAATTTCTCTGAAGGGTTTTACGGAAAAATGGGAAGGCGGTTTGGGGCATGGAGCAACCCGAATCTTTGCTACCAGGTTGGTTTGAAGTCAGCCAGACATGTCCCATATGGGGTAAAACCATGCCAGCAAGAAGAGGTCACAGTGCTTGAACCCGATTCAAGAAACAAGTTGGCTGGTGAGAATCTGAATCAGAATTCCCATCTTGTGGCCTCTTTGGGATTTCCAAGTTATGTCATTGATGGGTTTTGGTGGGTCTCACTGTTGGAGATGTTGATATGTCAATTCTTAAGTTGTTTCCTATAG
- the LOC122295793 gene encoding piriformospora indica-insensitive protein 2 isoform X2 yields MGVYCDLFDGLWYVTALNIGPIHDNSLDCATNIDFRPKLFELKHLKTLSFFNCFISPRRHPIAIPSNDWEKLAGSLESLEFRSNPGLIGQVHTSFGLLEKLQSLVLLESGLTGKLPTKIGNLINLKRLVLAGNWFTGTIPESFGGLSQLLILDLSRNTLYGPLPSTLGRLTSLLKLDLSNNQLERMLPSEISNLKNLTLLDLRNNKFSGGLTKSLQGMYSLEQLVLSNNPIGGVLACLEWHDLHNLVILDLSNTGLKGEIPKSLSKLKRLRYLGLSDNNLTGKLPTKLVTLPCVSSLYLNGNNLTGELNFSEGFYGKMGRRFGAWSNPNLCYQVGLKSARHVPYGVKPCQQEEVTVLEPDSRNKLAGENLNQNSHLVASLGFPSYVIDGFWWVSLLEMLICQFLSCFL; encoded by the exons ATG GGTGTCTATTGTGATCTGTTTGATGGGCTTTGGTATGTCACTGCGTTAAATATTGGACCCATTCATGACAACTCTCTTGATTGTGCCACCAATATTGACTTCAGACCAAAGCTTTTTGAGCTTAAGCACCTCAAAACTCTATCATTCTTCAATTGCTTCATCTCTCCCCGCCGACATCCCATAGCCATTCCCTCCAATGACTGGGAGAAGCTTGCTGGCAGCTTAGAATCATTAGAGTTCCGATCAAACCCCGGTCTCATTGGACAAGTTCATACTAGCTTTGGGTTGCTCGAGAAGCTCCAGTCATTAGTGCTATTAGAAAGTGGATTAACTGGGAAATTACCTACAAAGATTGGCAACTTGATCAACTTGAAGCGTCTAGTTCTTGCTGGGAACTGGTTTACTGGTACCATCCCTGAGAGTTTTGGGGGGTTGAGTCAATTACTTATACTTGATTTAAGTAGGAATACACTATATGGGCCTTTGCCGTCGACCCTTGGAAGGCTGACCTCACTTTTGAAGCTTGATTTGAGCAACAATCAACTGGAAAGGATGCTTCCGAGTGAGATTAGTAACTTAAAGAATCTGACCCTATTGGACCTTAGAAACAACAAGTTCTCAGGTGGCTTAACTAAGTCACTTCAAGGGATGTATTCCTTGGAACAGTTGGTCTTGTCTAACAACCCCATTGGAGGAGTCCTTGCGTGCCTTGAGTGGCATGACCTACACAACCTGGTCATTTTGGATCTTTCTAACACTGGCTTGAAAGGAGAGATACCCAAGtccttatcaaaattaaaaagattaagaTATCTGGGTCTGAGTGACAACAACCTCACAGGCAAGCTCCCTACAAAGCTAGTTACTCTACCTTGCGTTTCTTCTCTCTACCTAAATGGGAACAATCTTACAGGAGAGCTTAATTTCTCTGAAGGGTTTTACGGAAAAATGGGAAGGCGGTTTGGGGCATGGAGCAACCCGAATCTTTGCTACCAGGTTGGTTTGAAGTCAGCCAGACATGTCCCATATGGGGTAAAACCATGCCAGCAAGAAGAGGTCACAGTGCTTGAACCCGATTCAAGAAACAAGTTGGCTGGTGAGAATCTGAATCAGAATTCCCATCTTGTGGCCTCTTTGGGATTTCCAAGTTATGTCATTGATGGGTTTTGGTGGGTCTCACTGTTGGAGATGTTGATATGTCAATTCTTAAGTTGTTTCCTATAG